A segment of the Synechococcus sp. CBW1002 genome:
GTTGCCGTATCGATCTGCAGGCTCTGGGGCAGGCTCGCCACCCACACCACCACGTCGGCTTCGCTCAGGGCCTGATCCAACGGCAGAATCCGGCCGCTGCCGAGGCTCTCCTGGAGGTCCACCAATGGCTGGGGCCGTCGTGCCACCAGCAGCAAGTCACCCACGCCGCGTCGCTGCAACCAGCGGCAGACCGCACTGCCGATGTCGCCACTGGCACCGACCACCGCCACCTTGGCCGTGGCCAGATCCATGCCCAGCCGGGGAGCGTTGATCTCCACCTGCCGGCAGATCACCCAGGCCGTATGGGTGTTGCCGGTGGTGAAGCGCTGCCAATCCAGCTGCACCGCACTGACCCGCTCTTCGCGCAGAAGATTGAGATCTTCGAAAATGATTGATGTGAAGCCTCCCAGGGCCGTGATGTCAATCCCACTTTTCTGGGCCAGTTCCATGGCCTTGAGCACCTTCCGCTTCGCCGTTTTGAAGCGCCGCAGCATTTCCGGAACGAACACCGAATCGATGTAGGCGCCTCGGATGGTCTTGCCGGTGGCACTGGTGACCGTCACCTCCTCCACCAGCTGAGGAGGAGCGGCGCACCACATGTCGAGGTCGCCATCGGCGTACTCGTCGTAGCCCAGGGACCTGGCCTTGATTCTGGCCTCCTCAAAACTGGTGGAGTGACCGATCAGGCCGAACATCAGGTCTTCCGTCGCTACTAGGACAAAGGCGCGCCCCCTGGACGCGCGCCACATCTTGCCATGGGCATTCTCAGGCCCTGCGCCTTGGCCAGGCCTCAGCCCACCAGAGCAGCGGCAGCAAGCTTGGCGATCTCACGGCCGGTGAAGCCGATATCCATCAGGGCCTCCTGGTACGAGCTGAGGAAATCGGCCATCAGATCTTCCTTTTCCATCTGCAGAACGGCAGCATCCCCAGCCACCTGTTCGAGCATCTTGCGCACCAGGGGCAGATTCTCGCGGTTGGCCTGCTCCAGCTCCTGACGGGAAGCTTCAAGATTGGCCTTGAGCCACTCCTGACCGTAGTTGAGGTGGGTGTACTCGTCTTTGACCACACCTTCGGTGATTTTGCGCGCGAACGGATCGGCCACCGGGATATAGATGTGATAGGCCGAGATCGCAAAGGCTTCGATCAGGATGGCCTGAATCAGCAGACAGGTGACCACCTTGCCTTCGGCCAGTGCCGCCTGGAAGTTGCCATGCAGCGGCGCAAAGAACTCCTTGGCAAAGGGCATGTCAGCCGTCACACCGAGATTATTGGCACAGGCCGTGAAGCCCTTCATGTGCTTCAGCTCCATCCGGGCCAGGCGGGACAACTCCTCGGCCTGATCGGGCAACAGGCTGCCGAGCGAAATGTAGTTGTCGTGGGCTTCCTGCTCACCCTCGATCACAATCGCGTTGATGCGGCTGTAGGCATCTTTGTAACTGGAACTCTGGAAATCGGGCAGCCCCCCCTCGGCCACCGTTGTGGGCGCCAGGTCGGGCGCAGCAGACTCAACGGCACTGGGGAGTGGGGACATGGCGACCTCGCTTTCGACTTAGGGATGCTGGCCTGGACTGTAGTCACCCCCTGGGCTTCCGGGGGGCCAGTCACTGGCCAGCAGCGCCTCGAAGCGGCTCCGCCAACCGGCCACCAATCGCTCGAACAGCTCCTGGCCCAGCTCGCCGCTGGCCTCACCCGGATCGCCGATCACGCCGGACCGGCTCAGATCACGGCTGAGCCAGGCGGAAGGGGCGGCCCCTTCCAGGCTCCAGCCCGTGGGAGGCGCCTGGGACGGCAGACCATCAGCAGGCGGCAGCGGCCCCACCAGGGAGGGGGCCAGATGCAGCATCAGGCTGGTTTCGGCCAGGGCGGCATGCAGCCCCTGGGACCGTTCCGGTTCCGGGATCAGGTCAGCGATGCCTTCCGGCCCGCTCCAGAGGAAGCAGGGCAACACCGCCAGGGCCGGATGGGCGGCCCGCAGCTGCCGGGCCGCCACCTGCAGCAGGGCGATCTGACCGCCATGGCCGTTGAACAGCACCAGCCGGCGAAAGCCCGCCGCCGCCAGATCGCGGCCCACGGCCTGGACCATGGCGATCAGGGTTTCCGCATCGAGGCTGAGGGTGCCGGCAAAGCCCTGATGCTCCGGC
Coding sequences within it:
- a CDS encoding long-chain acyl-[acyl-carrier-protein] reductase: MFGLIGHSTSFEEARIKARSLGYDEYADGDLDMWCAAPPQLVEEVTVTSATGKTIRGAYIDSVFVPEMLRRFKTAKRKVLKAMELAQKSGIDITALGGFTSIIFEDLNLLREERVSAVQLDWQRFTTGNTHTAWVICRQVEINAPRLGMDLATAKVAVVGASGDIGSAVCRWLQRRGVGDLLLVARRPQPLVDLQESLGSGRILPLDQALSEADVVVWVASLPQSLQIDTATLRKPCLMIDGGYPKNLDSRAAAEGVHVLKGGIVEFWQDIGWQMMEVAEMARPQRQMFACFAEAMLLDFEDIHTNFSWGRNNITLEAMDLIGAASLRHGFSALALDSDQAPESADPTAAPALASA
- a CDS encoding aldehyde oxygenase (deformylating); its protein translation is MSPLPSAVESAAPDLAPTTVAEGGLPDFQSSSYKDAYSRINAIVIEGEQEAHDNYISLGSLLPDQAEELSRLARMELKHMKGFTACANNLGVTADMPFAKEFFAPLHGNFQAALAEGKVVTCLLIQAILIEAFAISAYHIYIPVADPFARKITEGVVKDEYTHLNYGQEWLKANLEASRQELEQANRENLPLVRKMLEQVAGDAAVLQMEKEDLMADFLSSYQEALMDIGFTGREIAKLAAAALVG
- a CDS encoding creatininase family protein, with translation MERRLERLSWPALQAAASRPGSTVVWPFGAIEQHGPHLPLGTDALFAEKVLEAVLEGWARQGPDEPAWPLWRLPVQAIGFSPEHQGFAGTLSLDAETLIAMVQAVGRDLAAAGFRRLVLFNGHGGQIALLQVAARQLRAAHPALAVLPCFLWSGPEGIADLIPEPERSQGLHAALAETSLMLHLAPSLVGPLPPADGLPSQAPPTGWSLEGAAPSAWLSRDLSRSGVIGDPGEASGELGQELFERLVAGWRSRFEALLASDWPPGSPGGDYSPGQHP